CAGTGAGTACCATTATGGCGGTATTCTGGTTGCTACTCTATGTAGTGGTGAACCTGACTTCCATCCTGTACCTGGGAGCACTGGCAATCAACACTATTTCAGGAATAGACTTTAATGTTTGTATGATATTGCTGGCCGTCTTTGCCGTGTTTATCACGCTGGGTGGTATGAAGGTGATTGGTTATACAGACGTGATCCAGGTCTTCTTCCTGATCCTGGGTGGTCTGGCTACTACTTACCTGGCCCTGAACCTGGTATCTGAGCATTTCGGCACAACTGGTGTGCTCAAAGGTTTCCACCTGATGACAGAACATGCTGGTGATCACTTCCATATGATCCTGGACAAAAAAGATCCTCACTACCTGGATCTGCCTGGATTATCTATCCTGGTAGGTGGTATGTGGATTGTAAACTTAAACTATTGGGGTTGTAACCAATATATTACACAGCGTGCATTGGGTGCTGATCTGAAAACAGCGCGTTCTGGTCTGCTCTTCGCAGGTTTCCTGAAACTCCTGATGCCACTGATCGTGGTAATACCTGGTATTGCTGCTTATGTATTGCATAGCCGCGGTCTATTCCAGGCCGAAATGATGAAGGGTGGTGAACTCAATCCTGACAATGCATATCCGGTGTTAATGAACCTGTTGCCAATCGGTATGAAAGGGCTGGCATTTGCTGCGCTGACAGCTGCGGTAGTTGCTTCCCTGGCTGGTAAGGCAAACAGTATTTCTACCATCTTCACACTGGATATCTATAAAGAACACTTTGCGAAAAATGCGGATGAAAAGCATGTGGTACGTACAGGTAAAATCGTGGTAATTGTTGCGATGATCCTGGCGATTATCATCTCTCCGTTCCTGGGTATTGATAAGAAAGGCGGTTTCCAGTTT
This Chitinophaga sancti DNA region includes the following protein-coding sequences:
- a CDS encoding sodium/sugar symporter, with amino-acid sequence MQKSLQFLDYVVFLVYFAIVAGYGIYIYQKKKRKTTDSKDFFLAEGSLTWWAIGASLIASNISAEQFIGMAGSGFNIGLAISTYEWMAAATLIIVAVFFLPIYLKNKIYTMPQFLLRRYNQTVSTIMAVFWLLLYVVVNLTSILYLGALAINTISGIDFNVCMILLAVFAVFITLGGMKVIGYTDVIQVFFLILGGLATTYLALNLVSEHFGTTGVLKGFHLMTEHAGDHFHMILDKKDPHYLDLPGLSILVGGMWIVNLNYWGCNQYITQRALGADLKTARSGLLFAGFLKLLMPLIVVIPGIAAYVLHSRGLFQAEMMKGGELNPDNAYPVLMNLLPIGMKGLAFAALTAAVVASLAGKANSISTIFTLDIYKEHFAKNADEKHVVRTGKIVVIVAMILAIIISPFLGIDKKGGFQFIQEYTGFVSPGIFAMFLLGFFWKRTTSGAALFAMIGGFALSIILKFLPGWADLSALNSIGFSVPAANGIYEIPFLDRMGIVFVVCVIGMILISLVAPAKVKVAGAEMVDESKGLEVDASMFRTSMPFAITAILICGILVALYTIFW